One part of the Chryseobacterium mulctrae genome encodes these proteins:
- the idi gene encoding isopentenyl-diphosphate Delta-isomerase, with protein sequence MEELVVLVNPEDKVLGLMEKQQAHINGLLHRAFSVFLFNENGEMLLQKRAAEKYHSPHQWTNAVCSHPRIEETYLEGAKRRLNEELGIETELSEKFHFIYKADVGGGLWEHELDHVFTGTYNSDFNLNKDEVAEVRYISLENLDKEISEHPEQFTEWFKIILEEYKHHF encoded by the coding sequence ATGGAAGAATTGGTAGTATTAGTAAATCCCGAGGATAAAGTTTTAGGTTTGATGGAAAAACAGCAAGCTCATATTAATGGACTTCTTCATCGTGCTTTTTCGGTTTTTTTATTTAATGAAAACGGAGAAATGCTTTTGCAGAAACGCGCTGCAGAAAAATACCACTCTCCTCATCAATGGACCAATGCAGTTTGTTCGCATCCCAGAATTGAAGAAACTTATCTTGAAGGCGCAAAAAGAAGATTGAACGAAGAGCTCGGAATTGAAACCGAACTTTCAGAAAAATTTCATTTTATCTATAAAGCTGATGTTGGCGGTGGACTTTGGGAACACGAACTCGATCACGTCTTTACAGGAACTTACAATTCTGATTTCAATCTGAATAAAGATGAAGTGGCAGAAGTCCGCTATATTTCGCTGGAAAATTTAGATAAAGAAATTTCGGAACATCCCGAACAATTTACAGAATGGTTTAAAATTATTCTGGAAGAATACAAACATCATTTTTAA
- a CDS encoding replication-associated recombination protein A, translating to MNHNTPLAERLRPKTLDEVLGQEHLTGEKGTIRKMLENDTLNSLILWGPPGTGKTTLAEIISEKSGRKFFKLSAVSSGVKDVRDVIEDAKKQNLFSGKSPILFIDEIHRFNKSQQDSLLHAVEKGWVVLIGATTENPSFEVVSALLSRSQVYILKALSHEKLEDLIDITSERFNKDEGTDFRIKEKEAFIQYSGGDGRKLINSVELVLNQFKNSDNKEISNDDVMSVLQETMALYDKNGEQHYDIISAFIKSMRGSDPNGAVYWLARMIAGGEDIKFIARRMLILASEDIGLANPNALVIANNCFQAINVIGNPESRILLSETAIYLAVSPKSNSAYMAINDALAFVKKTGNLPVPLHLRNAPTKLMKDLDYGKEYKYAHSFEGNFVNQDFLPEEIKDAKFYEPGNNATEKKIYDELKKKWNNKY from the coding sequence TTGAATCACAATACTCCTTTAGCAGAAAGATTAAGACCAAAAACATTAGACGAAGTTTTAGGGCAGGAGCATCTTACCGGAGAAAAAGGTACCATCCGGAAAATGCTTGAAAATGACACCTTAAATTCTCTTATTCTTTGGGGACCTCCGGGAACAGGAAAAACGACTTTGGCTGAAATTATTTCGGAAAAATCGGGAAGAAAGTTTTTTAAACTTTCGGCAGTTTCTTCAGGCGTAAAAGATGTGCGCGATGTGATAGAAGATGCAAAAAAGCAGAATCTTTTTTCAGGAAAATCACCCATTCTTTTTATTGATGAAATTCACCGTTTTAATAAATCTCAACAAGATTCTCTTCTTCATGCCGTAGAAAAAGGTTGGGTGGTTCTTATTGGTGCAACGACAGAAAATCCAAGCTTTGAAGTGGTTTCAGCATTGCTTTCAAGAAGTCAGGTTTATATATTGAAAGCTTTGAGTCATGAAAAATTGGAAGATCTTATTGATATTACATCAGAAAGGTTTAATAAAGATGAAGGAACCGATTTTAGGATTAAAGAAAAAGAAGCTTTCATTCAGTATTCCGGTGGTGATGGTAGAAAGCTCATTAATTCTGTAGAGTTGGTATTGAACCAGTTTAAAAATTCTGATAATAAAGAAATTTCAAACGATGATGTAATGTCGGTTCTTCAGGAAACGATGGCGCTTTATGATAAAAATGGCGAACAACATTATGATATTATCTCGGCTTTCATAAAATCGATGCGTGGAAGCGATCCGAATGGTGCAGTTTATTGGTTAGCTAGAATGATTGCAGGCGGAGAAGATATCAAGTTTATTGCTCGAAGAATGCTTATTCTTGCCTCTGAAGATATTGGTTTGGCAAATCCGAATGCTTTGGTTATTGCCAATAACTGTTTTCAGGCGATTAACGTTATTGGAAATCCCGAATCGAGAATTTTACTGAGCGAAACGGCGATTTATCTTGCGGTTTCACCAAAAAGTAATTCAGCTTATATGGCAATTAATGATGCTTTGGCTTTTGTGAAGAAAACCGGAAATCTTCCTGTTCCTTTGCATTTAAGAAATGCTCCTACAAAACTGATGAAAGATTTAGATTATGGTAAAGAATATAAATACGCCCATTCTTTTGAAGGAAATTTTGTGAATCAAGATTTTTTGCCGGAAGAAATAAAAGATGCCAAATTCTACGAGCCCGGAAATAATGCCACCGAAAAGAAAATCTACGACGAGCTTAAGAAAAAATGGAATAACAAGTATTAG
- a CDS encoding arsenate reductase family protein, translating to MKKVFYLNTCDTCRKILAQFNLSDWELREIKKQPITKEELEEMYSKTNSYEALFSKKSTQIKLRELDAKSLTEDDFKELILDHYTFLKRPVFLTDKEIFVGNEKKNIDALKMFFRAE from the coding sequence ATGAAAAAAGTATTTTATCTTAATACATGCGATACGTGTCGAAAAATTTTGGCGCAGTTTAATCTTTCAGATTGGGAGTTAAGAGAAATTAAAAAACAACCGATTACGAAAGAAGAATTGGAAGAAATGTACAGTAAAACTAATTCTTACGAAGCATTATTCAGTAAAAAGTCTACTCAAATCAAATTGAGAGAATTGGATGCAAAGTCTTTGACGGAAGATGATTTTAAAGAACTTATTTTGGATCATTATACTTTTCTAAAGCGTCCTGTTTTCCTTACAGATAAAGAAATTTTTGTAGGAAATGAGAAAAAAAATATAGATGCGCTAAAGATGTTTTTTAGAGCTGAATAG
- a CDS encoding NAD(P)H-hydrate dehydratase — MKIFTVENIRLADLYTIQNELISPVQLMERASSLCAEWIFSNCKHHTKFAIFCGNGNNGGDGFAIARMLYLKGFDVDVFINKEQLKFSDEALINYNRLKDISGISVIDFDEILKYDFDEKTVIIDALFGTGLSRNPEEIFKEVIEVLNSKSNPKISIDVPSGLFADQINNENSTIFKADYTLTFQFWKKSFLHPETGSFTGKVIVLDINLSQEFIEKTSTNDFVIDDEVIQNIFKIRQDFAHKGTYGKSIIVGGSYGKIGAVVLATKSALKTGSGLTFVLAPNCGYEILQTSIPEAMFIDGGKKKIYQIEKVENAVYGIGPGLGTGKETEKALLEFLENHQSPLILDADALNIISKDKAYLKLIPKRSIITPHPKEFERLFGKTENSFERLDLARTKAKELGIYIVLKDHHTQMVTPEGKVFYNITGNSGLAKGGSGDILTGIITSLLAQKYSEEEAATLGVWLHGKAADSAAEKYSKEAMLPTDVINELGNVFIEVNKKATTQL; from the coding sequence ATGAAAATTTTTACTGTAGAAAATATCAGATTGGCTGATCTTTATACCATTCAGAATGAGCTGATTTCACCTGTTCAATTGATGGAAAGAGCTTCTTCGCTTTGTGCAGAATGGATTTTTTCGAATTGTAAACATCATACAAAATTTGCAATATTTTGCGGAAACGGAAATAATGGCGGTGATGGTTTTGCCATTGCAAGAATGCTGTATCTGAAAGGTTTTGATGTAGACGTTTTTATCAATAAAGAGCAGTTGAAATTTTCTGATGAAGCTTTAATCAATTATAACAGACTGAAAGATATTTCTGGAATTTCAGTGATAGATTTTGATGAAATTTTAAAGTACGATTTTGATGAAAAAACAGTAATCATCGATGCGCTTTTCGGAACCGGATTATCAAGAAATCCTGAAGAGATTTTTAAAGAGGTGATTGAAGTTTTAAACTCAAAAAGTAATCCTAAAATTTCGATTGATGTTCCTTCGGGACTATTTGCTGATCAAATTAATAATGAAAACTCAACAATATTTAAAGCAGATTATACATTGACTTTTCAATTTTGGAAAAAAAGTTTTCTTCATCCTGAAACCGGAAGTTTCACTGGAAAAGTAATTGTTTTGGATATAAATTTATCTCAGGAATTTATTGAAAAAACTTCAACCAATGATTTTGTAATTGATGATGAAGTCATTCAGAATATTTTTAAAATCAGACAAGATTTCGCCCATAAAGGCACATATGGAAAATCAATTATTGTGGGCGGAAGTTACGGGAAAATCGGAGCTGTAGTTTTGGCTACAAAATCTGCTCTGAAAACAGGTTCAGGGTTAACGTTTGTTTTGGCTCCCAATTGTGGTTATGAAATTCTGCAGACAAGTATTCCGGAAGCAATGTTTATTGATGGTGGTAAAAAAAAGATTTATCAAATTGAAAAAGTGGAAAATGCCGTTTACGGAATTGGTCCTGGTTTAGGTACAGGAAAAGAAACGGAAAAAGCTTTGCTGGAATTTCTTGAAAATCATCAATCTCCTTTAATTTTGGATGCAGATGCTTTAAATATTATTTCTAAAGACAAAGCTTATTTAAAATTAATTCCTAAAAGATCGATTATTACACCCCATCCCAAAGAATTTGAAAGACTTTTCGGAAAAACTGAAAACTCATTTGAAAGGTTAGATTTAGCCAGAACAAAAGCAAAAGAATTGGGGATTTATATTGTTTTGAAAGATCACCATACGCAAATGGTAACTCCAGAAGGAAAAGTCTTTTATAATATCACCGGAAATTCGGGTTTGGCAAAAGGCGGAAGCGGAGATATTCTTACCGGAATTATTACCTCCCTTTTAGCTCAAAAATATTCTGAAGAAGAAGCCGCTACTTTAGGCGTCTGGCTTCACGGAAAAGCTGCAGATTCTGCTGCCGAAAAATACTCTAAAGAAGCGATGCTGCCTACAGATGTGATTAATGAACTCGGGAATGTCTTTATTGAAGTAAACAAAAAAGCCACAACTCAGTTGTGA
- the gcvT gene encoding glycine cleavage system aminomethyltransferase GcvT, which translates to MKKTALYDKHVSLGAKIVPFAGFEMPVQYSGVTEEHFAVREKAGLFDVSHMGQFFVEGSGAKDLLQFVTTNNVDVLENGKAQYSCLPNENGGIVDDLIVYKMADEKYFVVVNASNIDKDWDHITKYNSFGAKLTNASDEMSLLAVQGPKATEILQKLTETNLSEIPYYNFTVGSVAGVSDVIISNTGYTGSGGFEIYFNNESAEKLWDEIIEAGAEEGIIPCGLAARDTLRLEKGFCLYGMDIDDTTSPIEAGLGWITKFDKDFVSKDIFAKQKEVGVTRKLVGFELTDKGVPRHDYPVVDAEGNVIGKVTSGTQSPMKKIGLGIAYVDKPHFKLGTEIFIQVRNKNIPAKVVKMPFV; encoded by the coding sequence ATGAAAAAAACAGCATTGTACGACAAACACGTTTCTTTGGGAGCGAAAATAGTACCTTTTGCAGGATTTGAAATGCCTGTACAATATTCCGGAGTAACGGAAGAACACTTTGCAGTAAGAGAAAAAGCAGGATTATTTGACGTATCTCACATGGGACAGTTTTTTGTTGAAGGATCAGGTGCAAAAGATCTTTTGCAGTTTGTAACGACAAACAATGTTGATGTTTTAGAAAACGGAAAAGCTCAGTACTCTTGTCTTCCGAACGAAAACGGAGGAATTGTAGACGACCTTATTGTTTACAAAATGGCAGATGAAAAATATTTTGTAGTTGTAAATGCTTCAAACATCGATAAAGACTGGGATCATATTACAAAATACAACAGTTTCGGAGCAAAATTAACCAACGCTTCAGACGAAATGTCTTTATTGGCAGTTCAGGGACCAAAAGCGACTGAAATTCTTCAGAAATTAACAGAAACTAACCTTTCTGAAATTCCTTATTACAACTTCACAGTTGGTTCTGTTGCCGGAGTAAGCGATGTGATTATTTCAAACACTGGTTATACAGGAAGCGGTGGTTTTGAAATTTATTTCAACAACGAGTCTGCAGAAAAACTTTGGGATGAAATTATTGAAGCTGGAGCTGAGGAAGGTATTATTCCTTGCGGATTGGCTGCAAGAGACACTTTAAGATTAGAAAAAGGATTCTGTCTTTACGGAATGGATATCGACGACACAACGTCTCCTATTGAAGCGGGATTGGGTTGGATTACAAAGTTTGATAAAGACTTTGTTTCTAAAGATATTTTCGCAAAACAGAAAGAAGTTGGCGTTACCAGAAAATTAGTTGGTTTCGAATTGACAGATAAAGGTGTTCCAAGACACGATTATCCTGTGGTGGATGCTGAAGGAAATGTAATCGGGAAAGTTACCTCAGGAACTCAGTCGCCAATGAAAAAAATCGGTTTGGGAATCGCTTATGTAGACAAGCCTCATTTCAAACTGGGAACAGAAATCTTTATTCAAGTAAGAAACAAAAATATTCCGGCGAAAGTGGTAAAAATGCCATTTGTATAA
- the yidD gene encoding membrane protein insertion efficiency factor YidD, which produces MKLSFNKIITSPLVILIKFYQWFISPLLPKNCRYEPTCSHYMVESLQVHGIFKGFWLGVKRISKCHPWGGSGYDPVPPKK; this is translated from the coding sequence TTGAAACTTTCATTTAACAAAATCATCACTTCACCTTTGGTAATTCTCATTAAATTTTACCAATGGTTTATCTCGCCCTTACTTCCCAAGAATTGCCGATACGAACCTACCTGTTCACATTATATGGTAGAATCTCTGCAGGTTCACGGCATTTTTAAAGGATTTTGGCTGGGTGTAAAAAGAATTTCAAAATGTCATCCTTGGGGCGGAAGCGGCTATGATCCCGTTCCTCCAAAAAAATAA
- a CDS encoding D-2-hydroxyacid dehydrogenase, translated as MKVLANDGLDQSGIDALTEKGFEVITTKVPQELLLDYINEHKIRTVLVRSATQVRKDIIDNCPSLEIIGRGGVGMDNIDVDYAREKGIHVINTPSASSESVAELVFAHLFSGARFLQDSNRKMPLVGDTEFASLKKAYAAGIELKGKTIGIVGMGRIGQEVAKIALGLGMRVIAADNMVGKASIKVTFYNNQFINVDIETEPLEQVLRHSDFITLHVPAQKEGYMIGKSEFEMMKDGVAIVNCSRGGVIDETALIEALDSGKVRFAGLDVFINEPTPSKEIITHSKISVTPHTGASTLEAQDRIGLSLAEQITSILQIQ; from the coding sequence ATGAAAGTTTTAGCAAACGACGGTTTAGATCAGTCTGGGATTGATGCATTAACTGAAAAAGGCTTTGAAGTAATTACTACAAAAGTTCCGCAGGAGCTTCTTTTAGATTACATCAACGAGCACAAGATTCGTACAGTTTTGGTGAGAAGTGCGACACAGGTAAGAAAAGATATTATTGATAATTGTCCGTCGCTGGAAATTATCGGTAGAGGTGGAGTAGGAATGGATAATATTGATGTAGATTATGCAAGAGAAAAAGGAATTCATGTGATCAACACGCCTTCTGCTTCTTCAGAATCGGTTGCTGAATTGGTATTTGCCCATTTATTTTCTGGAGCCAGATTTTTGCAGGATTCTAACAGAAAAATGCCTTTAGTTGGAGATACAGAATTTGCATCGCTTAAAAAAGCTTACGCTGCAGGTATTGAATTGAAAGGAAAAACCATCGGAATCGTTGGAATGGGAAGAATTGGTCAGGAAGTTGCTAAAATTGCTTTAGGTTTAGGAATGAGAGTCATTGCTGCTGATAATATGGTTGGGAAAGCAAGTATTAAAGTAACTTTCTACAACAATCAATTCATCAATGTTGATATTGAAACTGAACCTTTAGAGCAAGTTTTAAGACATTCAGATTTTATCACACTTCACGTTCCGGCTCAAAAAGAAGGTTATATGATCGGTAAATCTGAGTTTGAAATGATGAAAGATGGCGTTGCTATCGTTAACTGTTCAAGAGGCGGTGTGATTGATGAAACTGCTTTAATTGAAGCTTTAGATTCAGGGAAAGTAAGATTTGCAGGGCTTGATGTTTTCATTAACGAACCGACTCCTTCAAAAGAAATTATTACGCATTCTAAAATTTCTGTAACTCCGCATACCGGTGCTTCAACTTTGGAAGCTCAGGATAGAATCGGGCTTTCTTTGGCAGAGCAGATTACAAGTATTTTACAGATTCAGTAA
- a CDS encoding LNS2 domain-containing protein gives MELDYIEHISPILKDGIKNYLIDIDGTITEDVPNEEPERMVTCEPFPDALETVNRWYDEGHQICFFTSRTENLKQITIDWLDKHGFKYHSVLCGKPRGGNYHWIDNHLVRATRYKGKFTDLVEKQVTIEVFKED, from the coding sequence ATGGAACTAGATTATATTGAACATATCAGTCCGATTCTAAAAGACGGAATTAAAAATTATCTGATAGATATCGACGGAACAATTACAGAAGATGTTCCCAACGAAGAGCCAGAAAGAATGGTAACGTGTGAGCCATTTCCAGATGCACTAGAAACCGTTAATAGATGGTATGACGAGGGACATCAGATTTGTTTTTTTACTTCAAGAACTGAAAATTTAAAACAAATTACCATAGATTGGCTAGATAAACACGGGTTCAAATATCACAGCGTTTTGTGTGGAAAACCAAGAGGTGGAAATTATCACTGGATTGATAATCACCTGGTAAGAGCTACAAGATACAAAGGTAAATTTACCGATTTGGTAGAGAAGCAAGTTACAATAGAAGTTTTTAAAGAAGATTAA
- a CDS encoding acyl-CoA thioesterase, which yields MDNKPVTFQFISEPSDVNYGGNVHGGSVMKWIDQAGYACATTWSGNYSVTVYVGGIRFYEPIKIGEIVKVEAQVIYTGSSSMHISINVFSRNLKQPTFDKKTHCIIVFVAVDENGKKLPVPKWIPETEEEKQQEKYAKRLMELRTQIEDEMKPFL from the coding sequence ATGGATAACAAACCTGTTACTTTTCAGTTTATCTCTGAACCTTCAGATGTAAATTACGGCGGAAATGTACACGGCGGAAGTGTAATGAAGTGGATCGACCAAGCTGGTTATGCCTGTGCAACAACATGGAGTGGAAATTATTCTGTAACAGTTTACGTTGGAGGAATTCGTTTCTACGAACCTATTAAAATTGGTGAAATTGTAAAAGTGGAAGCACAGGTAATTTATACCGGTTCTTCGAGTATGCATATTTCAATTAATGTTTTTTCAAGAAATTTGAAGCAGCCTACTTTTGACAAGAAAACGCATTGCATCATTGTATTTGTAGCCGTAGATGAAAATGGAAAGAAGCTTCCCGTTCCGAAATGGATTCCTGAAACTGAAGAAGAAAAACAACAGGAAAAATATGCAAAACGTCTTATGGAGCTGAGAACTCAGATTGAAGACGAAATGAAACCTTTTTTATAA
- the rny gene encoding ribonuclease Y, giving the protein MTTAIIVGVICLVIGAVAGMFFSKSSLNTKAKFIVDDAKKNAENLIEKANVQAESIKKEKNLQAKEKFLELKSQHDADIQAREKKMQDAEKRTKDKENKLNDELSKAGKLEKDLDRQIADYAKKNEILEKKQSDLEQATAKKVEMLEKISNYTAEEAKAELVETMRAEAKTRAQAHVQSIMEEAQLNAKSEARKIVIQTIQRIGTEQAIENSVSVFNIESDEVKGRIIGREGRNIRALEAVTGVEIIVDDTPEAILLSCFDPVRREIARLSLHRLVTDGRIHPARIEEVVEKTRKQIEEEIIEVGKRTIIDLGIHGLHPELVKIVGRMKYRSSYGQNLLQHSREVANIAATMAAELGLNVKLAKRAGLLHDIGKVPEQESELPHALLGMQWAEKYGENAEVINAIGAHHDEVEMTSLLSPIIQVADAISGARPGARRQVLESYIQRLKDLEAAALSFEGVSSAYAIQAGRELRVMVESSRINDEMSSQLSYDISEKIQNELTYPGQVKVTVIRETRTVNIAR; this is encoded by the coding sequence ATGACAACAGCCATTATAGTAGGCGTTATTTGCTTAGTAATCGGTGCAGTAGCAGGGATGTTTTTCTCTAAAAGTTCACTGAATACAAAAGCTAAATTCATTGTAGATGATGCAAAAAAGAACGCTGAAAACCTTATAGAAAAAGCTAATGTACAAGCTGAATCCATAAAAAAAGAAAAGAATCTTCAAGCTAAAGAAAAATTCTTAGAACTAAAGTCACAGCACGATGCAGATATTCAGGCTCGCGAAAAGAAAATGCAGGACGCTGAAAAAAGAACGAAAGACAAAGAAAATAAGCTGAATGACGAGCTTAGCAAAGCAGGGAAATTAGAAAAGGATCTAGACAGACAGATTGCTGATTATGCTAAGAAAAATGAAATTTTAGAAAAAAAGCAAAGCGATCTGGAGCAGGCAACTGCTAAGAAAGTTGAAATGCTTGAAAAGATTTCAAACTATACAGCAGAAGAAGCTAAAGCAGAATTGGTGGAAACCATGAGAGCAGAAGCAAAAACCAGAGCTCAGGCGCACGTTCAGAGCATTATGGAAGAAGCTCAGTTGAATGCGAAAAGCGAAGCAAGAAAAATTGTTATTCAGACTATTCAGAGAATTGGTACAGAACAGGCGATTGAAAATTCAGTTTCGGTATTTAATATTGAATCTGATGAAGTAAAAGGCAGAATTATCGGTAGAGAAGGTAGAAATATCCGTGCTTTGGAAGCGGTTACAGGTGTAGAAATCATTGTTGATGATACTCCGGAAGCGATTCTTCTTTCATGCTTTGATCCTGTAAGAAGAGAGATCGCAAGACTATCACTTCACAGATTAGTTACAGACGGTAGAATCCACCCTGCAAGAATTGAAGAAGTTGTAGAAAAGACAAGAAAACAAATCGAAGAAGAAATTATCGAAGTTGGTAAAAGAACCATTATCGATTTAGGAATTCACGGTTTGCATCCTGAATTGGTGAAAATCGTTGGTAGAATGAAATACCGTTCTTCATACGGACAAAACCTTTTACAGCACTCAAGAGAAGTTGCCAACATCGCTGCAACAATGGCTGCAGAATTAGGATTAAACGTAAAATTAGCTAAAAGAGCAGGTCTTTTACACGATATCGGTAAAGTTCCTGAGCAGGAATCTGAACTTCCACACGCACTTTTAGGAATGCAATGGGCTGAAAAATATGGTGAAAATGCAGAGGTAATCAATGCAATCGGAGCTCACCACGACGAAGTAGAAATGACTTCTTTATTGTCTCCAATTATTCAGGTTGCCGATGCAATTTCTGGAGCAAGACCGGGAGCAAGAAGACAGGTTTTAGAATCTTATATCCAAAGACTAAAAGATCTTGAAGCTGCAGCATTAAGTTTTGAAGGTGTTTCTTCAGCGTATGCAATTCAGGCGGGTAGAGAACTAAGAGTAATGGTAGAAAGTAGCAGAATAAACGACGAAATGTCTTCTCAGCTTTCTTATGATATTTCTGAGAAAATTCAGAATGAACTGACGTATCCTGGACAGGTAAAAGTAACGGTAATCAGAGAAACAAGAACGGTAAACATCGCAAGATAA
- the lgt gene encoding prolipoprotein diacylglyceryl transferase, with protein MWDISPGIKLGPVTLHFYSLMFIFAFGIGYVLMTKMYQTDNVNLKYVEPIFTWTLIGTILGARMGHVIFYQPELFKEDFWSVFLPISTKNGLKFTGFSGLASHGATIAVILTTLYYSFKIIKKNPFWVYDRLGIVVAIGGAFVRMGNFFNSEIIGKPVDPSSPFAILFPQQSSEYGVTIPRYPTQLFEAIGYVLLFILLWTLYRKTDKKYQQGWLFGLFFIILWAIRFFVEFLKEPQGDEFISFAGLNTGQILSIPFMIAGFIIMLYSKNLKITEAENAKPE; from the coding sequence ATTTGGGATATTAGTCCAGGAATTAAATTGGGACCAGTTACACTGCATTTTTATAGCTTAATGTTTATTTTCGCATTTGGGATAGGATATGTTTTAATGACAAAGATGTATCAAACTGATAATGTAAACCTGAAATATGTAGAGCCTATTTTTACCTGGACTTTAATCGGTACAATTCTGGGAGCAAGAATGGGGCACGTTATTTTTTATCAGCCCGAATTATTCAAAGAAGATTTCTGGAGTGTTTTCTTACCAATCAGTACAAAGAATGGTTTAAAATTTACCGGTTTTTCCGGATTGGCAAGTCACGGAGCTACAATTGCTGTAATTCTAACGACTCTTTATTATTCATTTAAAATCATCAAGAAAAATCCGTTTTGGGTGTATGACAGATTAGGAATTGTAGTTGCGATAGGTGGAGCTTTTGTAAGAATGGGGAATTTTTTCAATTCTGAAATCATTGGTAAACCAGTTGATCCTAGTTCACCATTTGCGATCCTTTTTCCACAACAAAGCAGTGAATACGGTGTAACAATACCACGTTATCCAACTCAGTTATTTGAAGCAATAGGTTATGTTTTATTGTTTATTTTACTTTGGACTTTATACAGAAAAACTGACAAAAAATATCAGCAAGGATGGTTATTTGGTTTATTCTTTATCATTTTATGGGCAATCAGATTCTTTGTAGAATTTTTGAAAGAACCTCAAGGTGATGAGTTTATTTCTTTTGCAGGATTAAATACCGGACAAATTTTATCAATTCCGTTTATGATTGCTGGATTTATTATTATGCTTTATTCTAAAAATTTAAAAATTACAGAAGCTGAAAACGCTAAACCTGAATAA
- the mscL gene encoding large conductance mechanosensitive channel protein MscL encodes MGFVKEFKEFAIKGNAFDLAVGVIIGGAFGKIVTSMIDDLIMPIVAAIVGKPDFSSIYFAMGKGSENIPAGSTLAKAKELAPDAAIFAYGNFITVAINFILLAFVVFMLVKTINRMRKTEAETPAEPAAPTTTEQLLSEIRDELKKK; translated from the coding sequence ATGGGATTTGTTAAAGAATTTAAAGAATTTGCCATTAAAGGCAACGCTTTCGATCTAGCGGTGGGGGTAATCATCGGTGGAGCTTTCGGAAAAATTGTAACAAGTATGATTGATGATTTAATCATGCCTATCGTTGCAGCAATCGTTGGAAAACCAGACTTTAGCAGTATTTATTTCGCAATGGGAAAGGGTTCTGAAAATATTCCTGCAGGATCAACACTTGCAAAGGCTAAAGAACTTGCTCCGGATGCGGCAATTTTTGCTTACGGAAATTTCATTACGGTAGCGATCAATTTTATACTTCTTGCGTTTGTTGTTTTCATGCTTGTAAAAACAATTAACAGAATGAGAAAAACTGAAGCTGAAACTCCTGCAGAACCTGCTGCACCAACAACTACAGAACAGTTACTTTCTGAAATTCGCGATGAATTGAAAAAGAAATAA